The following are encoded in a window of Fischerella sp. PCC 9605 genomic DNA:
- a CDS encoding phosphoketolase family protein, protein MTLASPPQTKPLTNEELRKMNAYWRAANYLTVGQIYLLDNPLLKEPLTLEHIKPRLLGHWGTTPGLNFIYVHLNRIIKKYDQDMIYIAGPGHGGPGIVANTYLEGTYSEYYPAISQDEEGMKQLFKQFSFPGGIGSHCTPEVPGSIHEGGELGYSVAHAYGAAFDNPDLIVACVVGDGEAETGALATSWHSNKFLNPVHDGAVLPILHLNGYKIANPTILARMGREELNSLFVGYGYKPYYVEGSDPEAMHQLMAATLDTVIQEIKDIQAEARNHGFTKRPQWPMIILRSPKGWTGPEEVDGKKTEDFWRSHQVPFGGMASNPEHIKLLEQWMKSYKPEELFDANGRLVPELAELPPQGKQRMSDNPHANGGILLRDLKIPDFQDYAVDVPEAGKVIAEATKVMAKFLRDVMKLNQESRNFRVFGPDETKSNRLDAVFEVTNRTWVADTIPADENLSPDGRVMEILSETTCQGWLEGYLLTGRHGFFSCYEAFIHIVDSMFNQHAKWLDTSRDISWRRPIASLNYLLTSHVWRQDHNGFSHQDPGFIDVVVNKKAGVIRVYLPPDANCLLSVTDHCLRSRDYVNVIIAGKQPALQYLDMDAAIKHCTEGVGIWEWASNDRGSEPDVVMACAGDIPTLETLAAVDILRQNFPDLKVRVVNVVDLMVLQPPGEHPHGLSDKDFDSIFTTDKPIIFAFHGYPWLIHRLTYRRTNHKNLHVRGYKEEGTTTTPFDMVVRNDLDRFNLVDDAIDRVPKLGYKAAYVKQMLHNKLIEHKHYIAKYGEDMPEIRDWKWPY, encoded by the coding sequence ATGACATTAGCAAGCCCTCCGCAAACAAAGCCTTTAACGAATGAAGAACTACGTAAGATGAACGCCTATTGGCGTGCAGCTAACTATCTGACTGTTGGGCAAATTTATCTCCTCGACAACCCCCTCCTCAAAGAACCCCTAACGCTAGAACACATCAAACCCAGACTCCTGGGCCACTGGGGAACAACTCCGGGTCTCAATTTCATTTACGTTCACCTCAACCGGATCATCAAAAAATACGACCAGGATATGATCTACATCGCTGGTCCCGGTCACGGCGGCCCTGGTATAGTCGCCAATACCTATCTGGAAGGTACTTACAGTGAGTACTACCCCGCTATCTCCCAAGACGAAGAGGGGATGAAGCAGCTGTTCAAACAGTTCTCTTTCCCTGGTGGAATTGGCAGTCATTGCACCCCGGAAGTTCCCGGTTCTATCCACGAAGGCGGCGAACTTGGCTATTCTGTAGCCCATGCCTATGGCGCTGCTTTTGATAATCCTGACCTGATAGTTGCTTGTGTGGTCGGTGATGGCGAAGCTGAAACCGGTGCCTTAGCTACTAGCTGGCACTCTAACAAGTTTCTTAACCCGGTGCATGATGGTGCAGTCCTTCCCATCCTCCACCTTAACGGGTATAAAATTGCTAACCCTACAATCTTGGCACGGATGGGTCGTGAAGAATTGAACAGCCTGTTTGTAGGTTACGGCTATAAGCCGTACTACGTTGAGGGTTCCGATCCGGAAGCCATGCACCAATTAATGGCGGCAACTCTAGATACAGTCATCCAAGAAATTAAGGATATTCAAGCAGAAGCCCGCAATCATGGCTTCACCAAGCGCCCGCAATGGCCGATGATTATCCTGAGAAGCCCCAAAGGCTGGACGGGGCCGGAGGAAGTAGACGGGAAAAAGACAGAGGATTTTTGGCGATCGCACCAAGTTCCTTTTGGAGGAATGGCTTCAAACCCAGAACATATCAAGCTTCTGGAACAGTGGATGAAGAGTTACAAACCAGAAGAACTTTTCGACGCCAATGGCAGGCTAGTACCAGAACTTGCAGAATTGCCTCCCCAAGGAAAACAGCGCATGAGTGACAACCCCCATGCCAATGGCGGTATTCTATTGCGTGACCTGAAAATACCCGATTTCCAAGACTACGCTGTGGATGTTCCCGAAGCAGGTAAGGTTATTGCCGAAGCGACCAAGGTGATGGCAAAATTCCTGCGGGATGTAATGAAACTGAACCAGGAAAGCCGTAACTTCCGCGTTTTTGGCCCAGATGAAACCAAATCCAATCGTCTAGATGCTGTGTTTGAAGTCACAAATCGGACTTGGGTAGCTGATACTATCCCCGCAGACGAAAACCTATCTCCCGACGGTCGGGTGATGGAAATTCTCAGTGAAACTACTTGTCAAGGTTGGTTAGAAGGCTACTTACTCACGGGTCGCCACGGCTTCTTCTCTTGCTACGAGGCGTTTATTCACATCGTTGACTCGATGTTCAACCAGCACGCTAAGTGGCTGGATACTTCCCGTGACATTTCTTGGCGCAGACCAATTGCTTCCCTCAACTATCTGCTGACTTCCCACGTGTGGCGGCAAGACCACAACGGCTTCTCTCACCAAGACCCCGGTTTTATCGACGTTGTAGTCAACAAAAAAGCAGGGGTAATTCGCGTGTATCTGCCCCCCGATGCCAATTGTTTGTTGTCGGTAACAGACCATTGCCTGAGAAGTCGCGACTATGTCAACGTGATTATTGCTGGCAAGCAACCCGCATTGCAGTATCTTGATATGGATGCGGCTATCAAGCACTGCACTGAAGGTGTTGGTATTTGGGAATGGGCAAGCAACGATCGCGGTTCTGAACCGGATGTGGTCATGGCCTGTGCTGGGGACATTCCCACCTTGGAAACCTTGGCAGCAGTAGACATCCTGCGGCAGAATTTCCCCGATTTGAAGGTACGGGTAGTAAATGTAGTAGATTTGATGGTGCTGCAACCACCTGGCGAACATCCCCACGGTTTAAGCGATAAAGACTTTGACAGTATTTTCACCACTGACAAGCCGATTATCTTTGCTTTTCATGGCTATCCCTGGCTGATTCACCGTCTCACCTATCGCCGCACCAACCACAAGAATCTGCACGTACGCGGTTACAAGGAGGAGGGAACTACCACTACACCCTTTGATATGGTAGTTAGGAACGACTTAGACCGCTTTAACCTAGTAGATGACGCGATCGACCGAGTACCGAAGTTGGGGTACAAAGCTGCTTACGTGAAGCAAATGCTGCACAATAAGTTGATTGAACACAAGCACTACATTGCTAAGTATGGCGAGGATATGCCAGAAATTCGTGACTGGAAGTGGCCGTACTAA
- a CDS encoding S-(hydroxymethyl)glutathione dehydrogenase/class III alcohol dehydrogenase, whose protein sequence is MEVKAAIAYEPGKPLTIETVQLEGPKAGEVMVEIKASGVCHTDAYTLSGKDPEGLFPAILGHEGAGVVVEVGEGVTSVKSGDRVIPLYTPECRQCEYCLSFKTNLCQAIRATQGRGVMPDGTSRFSIGGKKIHHYMGTSTFANYTVLPEIAVAKIREDAPFDKVCYIGCGVTTGIGAVINTAKVEPGANVVVFGLGGIGLNVIQAARMVGANMIVGVDINAKKRALAEKFGMTHFVNPKEVEGDLVAYLVDLTKGGADYSFECIGNVKVMRQALECCHKGWGVSVIIGVAGAGEEISTRPFQLVTGRVWKGTAFGGARGRTDVPKIVDWYMQGKINIDDLITHVMPIEEINHAFDLMHKGESIRSVVTFN, encoded by the coding sequence GTGGAAGTTAAAGCAGCAATAGCCTACGAACCAGGTAAACCGTTGACTATTGAAACTGTGCAACTAGAAGGCCCCAAAGCTGGGGAAGTGATGGTTGAGATTAAAGCCAGTGGAGTTTGCCATACAGATGCTTACACTCTTTCTGGAAAAGATCCCGAAGGTTTATTCCCAGCAATTTTGGGACATGAAGGTGCTGGTGTGGTTGTGGAGGTGGGAGAAGGCGTCACCAGTGTCAAAAGTGGCGATCGCGTTATTCCCCTATACACTCCCGAATGCCGTCAATGTGAATATTGTTTGAGCTTCAAAACTAATCTCTGTCAAGCCATTCGTGCTACTCAAGGGCGCGGTGTCATGCCCGATGGAACGAGTCGCTTCTCTATTGGCGGCAAAAAAATTCATCACTACATGGGTACGTCTACCTTTGCTAACTATACGGTGCTGCCGGAAATTGCTGTTGCCAAAATTCGGGAAGATGCACCTTTTGATAAGGTTTGTTACATTGGCTGCGGCGTCACAACGGGTATTGGTGCAGTTATCAATACAGCGAAAGTAGAACCAGGAGCAAATGTAGTAGTTTTCGGGTTGGGTGGAATTGGTTTAAATGTGATCCAAGCAGCGCGGATGGTAGGGGCAAATATGATTGTTGGGGTAGATATAAATGCCAAAAAACGCGCCTTGGCAGAAAAATTTGGTATGACACACTTTGTCAACCCCAAGGAAGTTGAAGGTGATTTAGTTGCTTATTTAGTTGATTTAACCAAAGGTGGGGCTGACTATAGTTTTGAATGCATTGGCAATGTGAAAGTCATGCGTCAAGCATTAGAATGCTGCCACAAAGGTTGGGGTGTGAGTGTAATTATTGGTGTTGCTGGTGCAGGCGAGGAAATTAGTACTCGTCCTTTTCAACTAGTAACTGGACGTGTTTGGAAAGGTACAGCATTCGGTGGTGCGAGGGGGCGTACAGATGTGCCAAAAATCGTTGATTGGTACATGCAAGGTAAGATTAACATTGACGATTTAATCACCCATGTGATGCCAATTGAAGAGATTAATCATGCATTTGATTTAATGCACAAGGGTGAATCGATTCGCTCTGTTGTGACGTTTAATTAA
- the rimM gene encoding ribosome maturation factor RimM (Essential for efficient processing of 16S rRNA) has translation MKNKEKKEQEKQRHRGENKQPLSPSSHPPISPSPTSELDGWLEIGTIVAPQGLHGEVRVYPDSDFPERFEVPGKRWLLGSEEAEPQVVELLSGRYVEGKNLYVIKLAGVDNRNQAEELRGCKLLVPESDRPQLGEDEYHVLDLIGLQVFMQESGELVGTVEDVISAGNDLLEVKLNQQPTTNNQQQKTVLIPFVKAIAPLVDLEAGKIEITPPPGLLEINY, from the coding sequence ATGAAGAATAAAGAGAAAAAGGAGCAGGAGAAGCAGAGACACAGGGGTGAAAACAAACAACCCCTCTCCCCATCCTCCCATCCCCCCATCTCCCCCTCTCCCACTTCCGAATTAGACGGTTGGTTAGAAATTGGTACGATTGTCGCACCTCAAGGTTTGCATGGTGAGGTGCGAGTTTATCCTGACTCAGACTTTCCTGAACGGTTTGAAGTGCCAGGAAAGCGCTGGTTATTGGGTTCTGAGGAGGCGGAACCGCAAGTGGTGGAATTACTGTCAGGACGATATGTTGAAGGTAAGAATTTGTATGTAATCAAGCTGGCTGGTGTGGATAATCGCAATCAAGCAGAGGAATTGCGCGGTTGTAAGTTGTTGGTTCCAGAAAGCGATCGCCCCCAGTTGGGTGAAGATGAATACCATGTCCTGGATTTAATTGGTTTGCAAGTTTTCATGCAGGAGTCTGGCGAACTCGTGGGTACAGTGGAAGATGTTATTTCTGCTGGTAATGATTTGCTAGAAGTGAAGTTAAATCAACAACCAACAACCAACAACCAACAACAAAAGACTGTTTTGATACCGTTTGTGAAAGCGATCGCACCACTGGTAGATTTGGAAGCTGGCAAGATTGAAATTACGCCACCACCTGGGTTATTGGAAATTAATTATTAG
- the fldA gene encoding flavodoxin FldA, with protein MSKKIGLFYGTQTGKTESVAEMIQDEFGSGVVMLHEMSQVDATDFDEYEYLIVGCPTWNIGELQSDWEGFFPELDDIDFTNKLVAYFGTGDQIGYADNFQDAIGILEEKISELGGKTVGYWSTSGYDFNESKALRNDKFVGLAIDEDNQPELTAERVKAWVAQLKKEFGL; from the coding sequence ATGTCGAAAAAAATTGGTCTTTTTTACGGTACTCAAACTGGCAAAACTGAATCTGTTGCTGAAATGATTCAGGATGAGTTCGGTAGTGGTGTAGTGATGTTACACGAGATGTCCCAAGTAGATGCTACCGATTTCGATGAGTATGAATATTTGATTGTCGGTTGTCCTACTTGGAATATTGGTGAACTTCAGAGTGATTGGGAAGGCTTTTTTCCTGAACTCGACGATATAGATTTTACTAACAAGTTAGTTGCCTATTTTGGTACTGGTGATCAGATTGGCTATGCTGATAACTTCCAGGATGCAATTGGTATTCTGGAAGAAAAAATTTCAGAACTTGGCGGTAAAACAGTTGGCTATTGGTCAACATCTGGGTATGATTTCAACGAGTCTAAAGCATTGAGAAATGATAAATTTGTCGGACTAGCGATTGATGAAGATAATCAACCTGAACTAACGGCAGAACGAGTAAAAGCTTGGGTTGCTCAGCTAAAGAAAGAATTTGGTTTGTAG
- a CDS encoding type IV pilus twitching motility protein PilT: MSESQNPLNSTPTVDRGVPPLPPPPPTISTQRQSTQTLVIDRSRSAHPAAPPPPPASTPASAHRPGTPPPIPSPARAKSNSLHPTLDQLVREAYDKGISDIHLGVGEPPRFRNRGEIQTTDYPETDKETFMSWLREVLTEAEIHRFEEHLEFDGATQYEFARVRINIFDSLKGYAMVMRLIPLKILTIDQLRLPPVFRDICHYHKGLILVTGPTGSGKSTTMAAMIDYINKEMPKHIITIEDPIEFVHRSQKSLIKQREVGMHTRKFDNALKAALREDPDLILVGEMRDKETVNTALKAAQTGHLVMGTLHTNSAVKTIERILNLYSGDEQDAMRVALSESLVAVIAQGLCRTTDGKRAAFHDILINTDAVKDWIKDGKYDEITELMKQAGFDGMITMNQSLFNLYQEGRITEETALEMSPTPNEIAQMLRGRV, encoded by the coding sequence ATGTCAGAATCACAAAATCCATTAAATTCGACCCCAACTGTAGACCGTGGTGTCCCTCCACTTCCTCCACCACCACCAACGATTAGCACGCAGCGCCAATCTACACAAACTTTGGTAATAGACCGCAGCCGTAGCGCTCACCCTGCAGCACCACCCCCACCACCGGCTTCCACCCCTGCTTCTGCTCATCGTCCGGGGACTCCGCCACCTATCCCCAGTCCCGCGCGTGCCAAAAGCAACAGTTTACACCCTACTTTAGACCAATTAGTAAGGGAAGCTTATGATAAAGGCATATCCGACATTCACTTAGGCGTAGGCGAACCGCCGCGCTTCCGCAACCGTGGAGAAATTCAAACCACAGATTATCCAGAAACAGATAAAGAGACTTTCATGAGTTGGTTGCGGGAGGTGCTGACGGAGGCAGAAATTCACCGTTTTGAAGAACATCTAGAATTTGACGGTGCAACTCAATACGAATTTGCTCGCGTGCGGATCAACATTTTTGACTCTCTCAAAGGCTACGCAATGGTAATGCGGTTGATTCCGCTCAAAATCTTAACTATCGATCAGTTGCGCTTACCCCCAGTTTTTAGGGATATTTGCCATTACCACAAAGGTTTGATTTTAGTGACGGGCCCCACTGGTTCTGGTAAATCCACCACAATGGCAGCGATGATTGACTACATCAATAAAGAGATGCCCAAGCATATCATCACCATTGAAGACCCGATTGAATTTGTACACAGAAGTCAAAAGTCCTTGATCAAACAACGGGAAGTGGGAATGCACACCCGGAAATTTGACAATGCCTTGAAAGCAGCTTTGCGGGAAGATCCAGATTTAATTCTGGTGGGGGAAATGCGAGATAAAGAAACTGTGAACACAGCCCTCAAAGCTGCTCAAACAGGTCACTTGGTAATGGGAACCTTGCATACCAACAGCGCTGTGAAAACGATTGAGCGTATCCTCAATCTCTATTCAGGCGACGAACAGGATGCAATGCGGGTGGCACTTTCTGAATCTTTAGTGGCCGTGATCGCCCAAGGTTTGTGTCGCACGACGGATGGCAAGCGTGCTGCTTTCCACGATATTTTAATCAATACTGATGCAGTCAAAGACTGGATCAAAGACGGTAAGTACGATGAAATTACCGAGTTAATGAAACAAGCCGGTTTTGATGGCATGATTACTATGAACCAGTCTCTGTTCAACCTCTACCAAGAAGGTCGCATCACTGAAGAAACTGCCTTGGAGATGTCACCAACTCCTAACGAAATAGCCCAGATGCTTCGAGGTCGAGTGTAA
- a CDS encoding alpha/beta fold hydrolase has translation MSNQFDVLWLNASQSLKGFDLPLLQYLSKHLLIARWEYYQTKDEASSIDTAVTMLYDFLKSHDRPVNLAGHGMSGAIALMFARRYPQRVRSLALLAVGSQPANTWHAHYYQQRTLLPLSREQVLLNNVGMLFGNQPPHTTQKLMAALDRDLDESPTLHSLLRLVNFPKGGVVMPMFVCGSKTDPVVSPPELYDWRHLLKSEDTLWECAKGYHFFHYFYPQQVGDQLLSFWQRFTQDSEPKTNIKTSQANTPSSDGTVRMGK, from the coding sequence ATGTCTAATCAATTTGATGTTCTCTGGTTAAATGCTAGCCAAAGTTTGAAGGGTTTTGATCTGCCATTACTTCAATACTTGTCCAAGCATCTTTTGATTGCCCGATGGGAATACTATCAAACAAAAGATGAAGCTAGTTCTATAGACACAGCTGTAACAATGCTGTATGACTTTTTAAAATCGCACGATCGCCCAGTTAATCTGGCAGGTCACGGTATGAGTGGTGCGATCGCCTTAATGTTTGCCCGCCGCTATCCTCAGCGAGTGCGATCGCTGGCACTGTTAGCTGTCGGATCTCAACCTGCGAACACTTGGCACGCGCACTATTACCAGCAAAGAACACTTTTACCCCTGAGTCGCGAGCAAGTTTTACTAAACAACGTTGGTATGTTATTTGGGAATCAACCTCCCCATACCACTCAGAAGCTAATGGCTGCCCTCGATAGAGATTTAGACGAATCTCCCACCTTACACTCTCTGCTGCGATTGGTTAATTTCCCTAAGGGAGGGGTTGTGATGCCTATGTTCGTATGTGGCAGTAAGACCGATCCAGTTGTCAGCCCACCAGAATTATACGACTGGCGGCATTTGCTCAAGTCAGAAGATACCCTATGGGAATGTGCAAAAGGGTATCATTTCTTTCACTACTTCTATCCTCAACAGGTTGGAGACCAACTACTGAGTTTTTGGCAACGCTTTACTCAAGACTCAGAACCCAAGACAAACATTAAAACAAGCCAAGCAAATACGCCCTCATCAGATGGGACTGTCAGGATGGGAAAGTAA
- a CDS encoding circadian clock KaiB family protein, with translation MTLDKLTLPQLFKGIALFTPGGDLIYCIDPHKQGRWHLHLCATLQEILDLPEPPHFLVPCYTATIDHWLDPRTQQIRTFAEAYPAVMRHQAVLNAIFGTGELVWQSAPWQEGLCDRMVLTSYRSLFPQLWEDHDLIVRLDPFEAVPYYQESATLQVQPNTQGYVLRLFVAGHSPGIERILQNLHELLERFLGQPYTLKVIDVVTHPEQAEVNQVTATPTLVKVWPVPIRRIVGDLDNVDKILQMLGAKEKY, from the coding sequence TTGACTCTAGACAAACTAACCTTACCCCAGTTGTTCAAAGGCATTGCACTGTTTACGCCCGGAGGAGATTTAATTTACTGCATCGACCCTCATAAACAAGGTCGATGGCACTTGCATTTGTGCGCGACTTTGCAAGAGATCCTAGACTTACCAGAACCGCCACATTTTTTAGTACCTTGCTACACGGCGACTATTGACCACTGGTTAGATCCGCGCACCCAACAAATACGAACTTTTGCCGAAGCTTATCCAGCTGTGATGCGACATCAAGCTGTGCTAAATGCGATTTTTGGTACAGGTGAACTGGTCTGGCAAAGCGCACCTTGGCAGGAGGGATTATGCGATCGCATGGTGTTGACAAGCTATCGTTCTTTGTTCCCGCAACTTTGGGAAGACCATGACTTGATTGTGCGTTTAGATCCTTTTGAAGCAGTGCCGTACTATCAAGAATCAGCAACACTACAAGTACAACCAAATACACAAGGCTATGTCCTCCGTCTGTTTGTTGCTGGGCATAGTCCCGGCATTGAACGCATTCTTCAGAATCTCCACGAACTTTTAGAACGATTTCTGGGTCAACCGTATACACTCAAAGTTATTGATGTTGTCACTCATCCAGAACAAGCAGAAGTGAATCAGGTGACAGCAACTCCCACTCTTGTAAAGGTTTGGCCTGTACCGATTCGGCGCATTGTTGGTGACTTGGATAATGTAGATAAAATTTTGCAGATGTTAGGGGCTAAAGAAAAATATTAA
- the wecB gene encoding non-hydrolyzing UDP-N-acetylglucosamine 2-epimerase has translation MTNDKRVYIILGTRPEAIKLAPVIQAFQNSLSFQTQVILTGQHREMVEQVMRLFNLKADRDLEIMQPQQSLTDITCRSLQGLEGLFQENKPDLILVQGDTTTAFAATLAAFYHKISVGHVEAGLRTDYLFNPYPEEANRRLISQLTQLHFAPTPLAVKNLHHSGVLGEIHLTGNTVIDALLNVAATEPACDIPGLEWSQYRVLLATVHRRENWGEPLQGIAQGFLQILDKFPDTALLLPLHRNPTVREPLQAMLGNHPRIFLTEPLDYAELVGAIMRSHLLLTDSGGLQEEAPSLGKPVLVLRETTERPEAVTAGTAKLVGTQPETIVANAAELLANPAAYEAMANAINPFGDGHAAERILQIVQNYLGLF, from the coding sequence ATGACTAATGACAAACGAGTTTACATTATCTTAGGCACTCGCCCGGAAGCGATAAAACTAGCACCGGTAATTCAAGCTTTCCAAAATTCTCTAAGCTTCCAGACACAAGTAATTTTAACCGGACAGCATCGCGAAATGGTTGAGCAAGTGATGCGGCTTTTCAACCTCAAGGCGGATCGCGATCTGGAAATTATGCAGCCGCAGCAATCTTTGACTGATATTACTTGCCGCAGTTTGCAAGGATTAGAAGGATTATTCCAAGAAAACAAGCCAGATTTAATTTTGGTGCAGGGAGATACTACCACAGCATTTGCAGCAACTTTGGCAGCCTTTTACCACAAAATTTCTGTAGGACATGTAGAAGCTGGCTTAAGAACTGATTACTTATTTAATCCTTACCCAGAAGAAGCCAATCGACGACTGATTTCGCAACTGACTCAGTTACACTTTGCGCCAACGCCCTTGGCTGTAAAAAATCTTCATCATTCCGGTGTTTTAGGTGAAATTCACCTGACAGGTAACACGGTGATTGATGCACTGTTGAATGTTGCAGCAACTGAACCTGCCTGTGATATTCCTGGGCTGGAATGGAGTCAATATCGTGTCTTGTTGGCAACCGTGCATCGACGCGAGAATTGGGGAGAACCACTGCAAGGAATCGCCCAAGGATTTTTACAGATATTAGATAAGTTTCCTGATACAGCTTTGCTGTTGCCGTTACACCGCAATCCGACGGTACGAGAACCGTTGCAGGCAATGTTGGGGAATCATCCCCGGATTTTTTTAACAGAACCTTTAGATTATGCGGAACTAGTGGGGGCTATTATGCGATCGCATCTCCTCCTCACCGATTCTGGCGGTTTGCAGGAAGAAGCACCTAGTCTTGGCAAACCAGTCTTAGTTCTGCGAGAAACGACAGAAAGACCAGAGGCTGTTACGGCTGGTACAGCTAAACTTGTAGGAACTCAACCAGAAACAATAGTTGCTAACGCAGCTGAGTTGCTAGCTAACCCAGCTGCGTATGAAGCAATGGCAAATGCCATCAATCCTTTTGGAGATGGTCATGCGGCAGAGCGAATTTTACAAATTGTGCAAAATTATTTGGGGCTTTTTTAG
- a CDS encoding valine--pyruvate transaminase, translating to MNPALTKIGAQMSELTGVRAIMKDVIETLRAGAGQQFINLSAGNPLILPEVEQLWRDCTAELLASSEYGEVVCRYGSSQGYAPLVEAIANDFNKRYGLNLSDRNILLTPGSQSLYFYAANSFGGYTAKGELKQIVLPLSPDYTGYGGVCLFPEALIAYKPTLDIDATAHRFKYRPDFSQLSITENTGCVIFSRPCNPTGNVLTDDEVQKIAAIAAPYDVPVLIDSAYAPPFPGLNFTEMSPTFGNNIIHCMSLSKAGLPGERIGIAIGDERVIHVLECFQTNMCIHPSRYGQAIAARAINSGALVEISNTVIRPFYQDKFTVLEGALDEAMPKNLPWFLHRGEGAIFAWLWLQDLPMTDWEFYQQLKQVGVIAVPGSTFFPGLQQEWQHKHECLRISLTGSDEEIATGMQRLAKVAEEVYRRVAVGV from the coding sequence ATGAATCCTGCCCTAACTAAAATCGGCGCTCAAATGTCAGAACTAACGGGTGTTAGAGCGATTATGAAGGACGTTATTGAAACGCTACGGGCTGGTGCGGGGCAGCAATTTATTAATTTGAGCGCTGGCAATCCGTTGATATTACCGGAAGTAGAACAGTTATGGCGGGATTGTACGGCAGAGTTGCTAGCTAGTTCAGAATATGGGGAAGTCGTTTGTCGCTACGGTTCCAGCCAAGGCTACGCACCACTAGTTGAAGCGATCGCCAATGATTTTAACAAACGTTATGGGTTGAATTTGAGCGATCGCAATATCCTGCTCACTCCCGGTAGTCAAAGCCTTTATTTCTACGCTGCTAATTCTTTCGGTGGTTACACTGCTAAGGGCGAGTTAAAACAAATTGTTTTGCCCCTCAGTCCCGATTACACTGGTTACGGCGGTGTCTGCTTGTTTCCAGAAGCCCTAATTGCCTACAAACCAACTCTGGATATCGACGCTACGGCGCATAGATTCAAATATCGCCCCGACTTCAGCCAGTTGTCGATTACAGAAAATACGGGTTGCGTAATTTTCTCTCGTCCCTGTAATCCTACGGGCAACGTGCTGACCGACGATGAAGTGCAAAAAATCGCTGCTATTGCCGCACCTTACGATGTGCCAGTTTTGATTGACTCTGCCTATGCGCCTCCTTTCCCTGGTTTAAACTTTACTGAGATGTCACCCACCTTTGGCAATAACATTATCCATTGCATGAGTTTATCCAAGGCTGGATTACCAGGAGAACGCATCGGCATTGCCATTGGTGATGAAAGGGTAATTCATGTACTGGAGTGTTTCCAGACAAATATGTGCATTCACCCATCGCGCTACGGACAAGCGATCGCAGCCCGTGCAATTAATTCGGGTGCGCTGGTTGAAATTTCTAATACTGTCATCCGTCCCTTTTACCAAGATAAATTTACAGTTTTGGAAGGTGCTTTAGATGAAGCAATGCCCAAAAATTTACCTTGGTTTCTACATCGCGGTGAAGGGGCAATCTTTGCATGGTTGTGGTTGCAAGACTTACCCATGACAGACTGGGAATTTTACCAGCAACTCAAGCAAGTAGGTGTCATTGCTGTGCCTGGTAGCACCTTCTTCCCCGGTTTGCAACAAGAGTGGCAGCACAAGCATGAATGTCTGCGAATCAGCCTCACTGGCAGCGATGAGGAAATTGCGACTGGAATGCAACGTTTGGCAAAGGTGGCAGAGGAAGTTTATCGGCGTGTGGCTGTGGGTGTTTAG
- a CDS encoding peptidoglycan-binding protein → MECLAYTEMALAYTEPNPDEIRLPEIKFNSNWHQHFKSAGLIFASISILLATLAPIKEVSAYYSHPGKYYVRTNGGCLHVRTGPGTHYRSVACYPNGSRLRVVGYRHGFARLSNGCYVAAQWIRPKRVKDCIHCYGYRRVKHYYGHRRVKHYYSRSRILTIGSRGSAVIRVQRALGVRATGYYGYATANAVRHFQANSGLIVDGVVGPQTRRALGIYAGTYY, encoded by the coding sequence GTGGAATGTCTGGCTTATACGGAAATGGCTCTTGCCTATACAGAGCCAAATCCAGATGAAATTCGTCTGCCCGAGATTAAATTCAATTCTAATTGGCACCAACATTTCAAATCTGCTGGGTTAATTTTCGCTAGTATTAGCATTTTGTTAGCAACTCTGGCTCCTATCAAAGAAGTTTCAGCATACTATAGCCATCCAGGTAAATATTATGTAAGAACAAACGGTGGTTGTCTGCATGTCCGCACTGGACCAGGTACTCACTATAGATCTGTTGCGTGTTACCCAAATGGCTCTCGACTGCGGGTCGTAGGATACAGGCATGGGTTTGCTCGTTTATCTAATGGTTGTTACGTTGCTGCCCAATGGATTAGACCCAAACGTGTTAAAGACTGTATCCATTGTTATGGATATAGAAGAGTTAAGCATTATTACGGCCATAGAAGAGTTAAGCATTATTATTCACGTTCACGTATTCTCACAATCGGCTCTCGAGGATCGGCGGTGATACGAGTTCAAAGAGCTTTAGGAGTAAGAGCTACTGGATACTACGGTTACGCCACTGCAAACGCAGTCCGACACTTCCAAGCAAATAGTGGCTTAATTGTAGATGGAGTAGTTGGACCTCAAACACGAAGGGCATTAGGAATATACGCTGGAACATACTATTAA